The Pandoraea apista genomic interval GCACGTACTTTAGCGTGCTGCGAACCGGTATCGGGAATCTCGAATTACTCGCGGGTGGCAGCTTCAGCGAAGCGACCCCGTATGGCGTCTACACGGCCGGCACGCAGGCCGCGCCGATTCTGGCCGCGGACGGCAATCCTTACGACCTGATCGGCGTGGATGGCACCACCCATGCCTGGTATCCGGAGCATGGCGGTGATCTGCTGCTCATGGCGCAGCAGGACGTTTCCGCCAAGGTGCAATTGTTTGACAACGTCACCCGCTATGTGGATTCGGATAGCACGGCGAACTGGTTGTGGCGCCAAGGTGGGGGCGGTGTTACCCCCGATCCGACAGCGTGGTGGATCAATTTCGGCAGTATCGCCAAGACCAGCAGCTGGACCAATGACAGCTCACTCGTCGGATTCCAGGGAATCGGCACGCTGGGCGGTGGCAACCTGACGCTCATCGCCGGGCGTAATGCTGGCGTAGCGAACGCTAGCTCGACCGCTCTGGATCTGGCTGTGGCATCAACGGGCCGGGTGGCAGCAGATGGAACATTGGTGCAGACTGGTGGTGGTGACCTGATCATGAAGATCGGCGGCATGCTCAATCCAATGCCTGCCAGCCAAGCTTCGAACCGCGCCTCTGACTACTTTGGCGCAGTGACCAATCTGCGCGGTAATATCACTGTGAACGCTGGCGCCGTCGGCGCGGTGGCTCAGTTCTTCGGGAGCGCCTCATGGACGTCGTACGATCCGCGCGCCGTCGATCCAAACGTCTTTTCGCATTCGCAGAAGACCCCCGGCCCGATCTTCACGCCGGGCGATGGCACCGTCAGAATTACGGCGCGCGGCGATCTGGTGTTTGGTGGCGCTGGCGATGCTACGATGGCGACGCCCGTGGATCGGCGAGGCGGGGTCTACACGGTGACGGACGCCAGTGGTAAGGCTTACGGGACTGCCCGGGGGGCACTGTCCAGCTTCACGTTGTGGACGCCAGCGACGGCCATCAATCTATATGCAGCAGGCGGCGATGTGGCCCCATTGACTGGAAATACTGCCGATGGCAACTACAGCACCAACTTTTATCCTGGTACCCTGATTGCCACGGCAGCCAACGGCGACGTCCGCTTCTCGGAGCCGGGTAGCGCAGCGTCGTTTGGGGTACTCGAACTGGTGCCCTCACCCTTGGGTCAATTCGAATTGCTCGCTGCGGGTTCGATCTACGGGACGAGCCAGGTGGTGGCGATGTCGGGTTCCAACATGAGCGCGCTAGCTACGCCGGTTCATCCCGTGTTCCAGTCGATAGCCGGTGCGAATGCGAGTCCGACGGCGCCATACTTGCTGTTCGATAACGATCCGATCGCGTTCGGTGAGGATACGCCATCTGGCTTCCTGCATGCACAGGACAGGAAGCCCGCGATGGTCTATGCGGGTGTCGACATCCAGGATCTGACTATTGGGCGTGTCTCCTCGCAAAATCAGAGCGTCGCGCTGGGATTCCACCCAACCCACGCGATGTGGTACGCCGCCGCGAAGCCGTTCGAGGTGATTGCGGGTCGGGACATCGTGGGGACGGGCACGACGCCAAGCGTGTTTCTGAATACGAACGCCAACGACATCACGCTGATACAGGCCGGGCGCGACATCTTCTACCAGTCGATTGATATTGTCGGCCCCGGCCTGCTTCAGGTGCAGGCCGGCCGCAACCTCTACCAAGGCTATTACGGGTCGCTGACGAGCGTGGGCGATGTGGCCAACCCGTCGAACCGCTCGGGCGGTGCGGGCATCACGGTGCTGGCCGGTGTCGGCGCGAATGGCCCCGACTACACGGCTTTCGCCAAACTGTACTTCGATACGGCGAACCAGTTGAGCACTGGCATTCCGCTGGCGGGCAGCGGCAAGGTTGCGCGTACGTACGACGAGGAGCTATTCGCCTGGCTGCAACAGCGCTTTGGCTACAGCGGCACGTCGGCCGATGCGCTGGCGTACTTCCTGGCGCTGCCCAGCGAACAGCAGGGTGTATTCGTGCGCCAGGTCTACTTCAAGGAGTTGCTGGCGGGCGGGCGTGAATACAACGACCCGACGAGCTCGCGCTACGGCAGCTACCTGCGCGGTCGCGAGGCCGTCGCTACACTCTTCCCGTCGACGGATGCCCAAGGCAATGCGATGAGCTATCAGGGCGACATCACGATGTTCAGCGGTATTACGGGTTCGAAGACGGTGAATGGCCAGACGGTGCCCGTCGTCACCGACGCTGGTATTCACACCAACTTCGGTGGCGACATCCAGATGCTCAACCCGGGCGGCAAGACGATCGTCGGCGTGGAGGGCGTGCCAGCGGGCGCGGGTGCAGGCTTGATCACGCAGGGGACGGGCAACATCGACCTGTATTCGAAGGGTTCGATCCTGCTGGGTCTGTCGCGCATCATGACAACGTTTGGGGGCAGCATCCAGGGCTGGTCGGCCGAAGGGGACATCAATGCGGGCCGAGGTTCCAAGACGACGGTGGTATACACCCCACCCAAGCGGGTCTATGACGAGATGAGCAACGTGACCATATCGCCGACTGTGCCGTCCTCTGGTGCGGGTATTGCAACGCTCAGTCCGATTCCGGAGGTGCCGGCAGGAGACGTTGACCTGGTGGCGCCGCTGGGGACGATTGATGCAGGCGAGGCAGGGATTCGGGTCTCGGGCAACGTGAACTTCGCGGCGCTGGCGGTGGTGAACGCGGCCAACGTGCAGGTGCAGGGCAAGTCGACGGGGCTGCCGGTGATGGCAAGCGTGAACGTGGGGGCGCTGACCAACGCGAGTGCGGTGGCGAGCACTGCGGCGACGGCCGCGCAGGATGCGATGTCGCGTGAGCGCGCTTCAGCACGCCAAGCCATGTCGTCGATCTTTTCGATACGCATGCTCGGCACCGGCGGTGAGGCGGCCCCGGACAACAGGCAGGCAGACCCCCAGGCGGAGAAGCCGACCAGCTATCGGTCGAGTAGCGCGGTTCAGGTCTTGGGCGGCGCGCATCTCGGAGACTTCGCTCGCAGTCAACTGACGGAGGCTGAACGACGATCACTCGGGCTTTAAACAAGATGTCGTTTTGTCTTCTGAAACGGCCCCTGGTCGGGAGTGCCTCGCACCAGGTTGATCTCGCACGAAGTCATCCCCGTCGCTGCCGATGAAATGGTCTCCGCATCGCCTGTCCGCGTCACATGGTCCACCCGCGGCTTCATGCGCACTCTCGGCATCGCGAAGGAACGGGGCCTAGTTGCGGGTCTGGTACACACGCATCCGAACGCGGCAGCGTTCTTCTCCGACCAGGATGACCGAAACGAGGCGGAGCTGGCTCGGACGACGTTCAATAGGGGCGTTTCCGGCCTGGCCAGCATGGTGTTCGGCCGCGATGACGCCATCGCGGGCAGGCTCTGGACCGCACCCGGCAAGACGGTCATGGCATCCTCGATCTCGCTGGTAGGAAGCCAGATCAAGATCGCGCGCACGGTGGCTTCGGCTGACGAAGATCAATTCCTGGCGCGGCAGGCCGCGCTCTTCGGCCAAGGGTTCAATCCAGTCGTGCGCGGGCTGCGGGTCGGTGTCGTAGGGGGCGGCGGCACGGGCAGTGCTGTCGCGATGCTATTGGCGCGGCTGGGCGTCGGCTTTCTGGGGCTGATGGACAAAGACATCATTGATGTCACCAATCTCAACCGCGTGCATGGCTCGCGCACCACAGATGTGGCCGCCGGCTTGGCCAAGGTAGACATCCTCGCGCGCGAGATTCGCGCCGCGGGTCTCGGCACCCAGGTCGTCACCAAAGAGGAGTGGGTCGGCCATCCTGATCTGCGCGATCTACTGCGCTCCTGCGATGTGCTGTTCGGCTGTACCGACGACCATCAGGGGCGGCTGACGCTCAACCGCCTGGCGCACTACTACGGCATCCCGTTGATCGATATCGGCCTGCGGATGCGCCCGGCACGCAGCGGCGCGGACTACGACATGACAGGCCGCGTGTCGACGATTCGCCCTGGCAACCCTTGTCTCATGTGTTTGGGAGTGGCTGATCCGCGCCGCGCTGCGAACGAAGGACTCCGGCGCAGCGACCCGGCCGAGTTCGAGCGGCGTAAGGCGGAAGCCTATGTGGATGGTAGCGGCGACCCTGCGCCCGCCGTGGTTACGTTCACCACGGCCATCGCCTGCGCAGCCGTCGATGAGCTTATTCAGGGCCTGACCAGCTTTCGCGGCTCGGGGGGCATGACACACAACAGGATTCGCCGGTTCGACCGCGTAGAAGATCGCGCGATGACCTGTCGACCCGTGGCTTCTTGCCCGGTTTGTGCCAGCCAGGCGAGCTGGGGGCGAGGCGATGTCAACCCATTCCTTGGCGTTATCGGATGACCGTCAAGCGAATTATCGTGCGAGCGCTGCGCCGGCTCGGGTGGCTGCGCTACGATCTGCTCGTTTATCCGGTTGCGCAGCATCCGGGCAAAAACGCCCTGCCGCCCGGAGAGCTGTGGGTGGTCATCGACACCGGCGTCAAGAAGTGGGCTTGTATGAGCTGCCCCGGCGGTTGTGGCGTACAGATATCGCTTTCCCTTAACCCGGATCGACGCCCCCGGTGGTCTGTCGAAACAGACTTCTGGGGGCGACCAACCATGTCGCCCTCTATCCACCAGCATCGAGCATGTTCATGTCACTTCTGGGTAAAGAAGGGTGGAGTTGCCCCTGTAACTCAGGACACGTGGACACCGTTAGGTTGATGACGCCGCTGCTCGCCTGAACTCGCGAGGCGAGCGGTATTTCAGGGCTTTGTGCGGGTGGCGCTCATTGTAATGTTCAAACGCAATGGCCAGACGCGAGAGCGCCGTTGGCGCGTCGGGCTTGTCCATATAGGCGACGTAATTGTGCTTCATGGTCTTCACGAACGACTCAGCCATGCCATTGCTCTGCGGCGAACGTACGGGCGTGGTCAGCGGCTCCAGGCCCAGCTCGCGCGCGAAGCTGCGCGTGCGATGGTCGATGTAGGCCGAGCCGTTGTCCGTCAGCCATTCGATGGCCTGCGCCGTCTGCGTGGTGCCGAAGCGCTGCTCGACGGCCGCCAGCATCACGTCGCGCACCACGTCGCCGCTATGCCCGCCGGTCGTAGCAGCCCAGCTAATCGCTTCCCGGTCACAGCAATCCAGCGCGAACGTCACGCGCAGCGGCGTGCCATCGTCGCACCGGAACTCGAAGCCGTCCGAGCACCAGCGGGTATTGCTCCTATCCACGGCCACGCGACCGTCGTGCCGCCGCTTGTCTCGCCGCACGCCGGGACGACGCAGCAACAAATGGTGCTCACGCATGACCCGATACACGCGCTTGTGGTTGATGCACGGTGCGCCGACCATCTCGCGACTGCGGCGCAGCAGCGCCCAGATGCGCCGGTAGCCGTAGGTTGGCAGATGCGCCACGTGGCCATGGATTTCCTCGACCAGTTCCGTGTCGTCGGTGGGCTTGGCACGGCGACCGTCTTGCCAGTCAGACGAACGAGCCTGCTTCACTGCCACAACAGAGCGCGCCACGCCGAGAACTTCGCAGACCGTTTTCAATGGTCGTCCCCCGGCAGCAAGGGCGAGCGCGCAATCAGGTTTTTTGAACGGCCCCATTCCACGGCTTCCTTCAGGATTTCGACTTCCATTGTCTTTTTCCCGAGCAGCCGTTGCAGCTCCTTGATTTCCTTGATGGCTGCAGCCAACTCCGATGCGGCCACTACGGTTTCTCCCGCTTTCACCGCCGCCAGACTGCCTTCCTGGTATTGCTTGCGCCAGCCGAACACTTGGTTCGGGTTCACGCCGTGCCGCCGGGCCACGGCTGACACCGATGCTCCCGGTGCCAGCGTCTCCTGCACGATGGCGATTTTTTCCTGCGCCGTGCGCCGCCGACGGCGCTCCGGCTCGGTCAGAATTTCGATGGGTTCCACGTAATGACTAGGCTTACTGATAGGCACAAGACTATCCGTTATTTTAAGAGAGTCCTTGTGTCCTCAGATACGTGGGGCCGCTCCAAAGGGTTTGATAGAGTGGTGCCGGTAGAGACCCACCCGGCACCATGTCTAGCCGATACGCAATCGACGCTGCCGTAGGCTAAGGTGCAGCCTTTGCCAAGCTCTAGGAGAAATCCACCATCCGCTGGTCGACTGCTGTTTAGGATCAGATTCCGAATATTCGTCCTTGAGGTTACCGTCGCCGAACTATCCGACTCGGCACATGACCCACGGTGAGCACTACGGCGGCTGGACGCGCGTGCTCAAGGCCGCAGGTGTGTCGCACGTTGGCAGCCACGGTATCCGTCACCGGGCGAAGACCGACATTGCCAACTCGGGCTTGCCGACCAAGGTGGGTATGGAGCTCGCGGCGTGAAAGTTTGCGGTACTCGAACTGCGCTACCACAGGTTTTTGTTGGTATTTCTGTTGGTGCCGGAACAGTTTGGGGGCATTTCTGGGGGCATGAGGGAACAGGCATGCCGCCTGACACTGGCGGCACAGTTGCTCTCGAGCTTAAAGAACTGCTTCGAGTCCTTTCCTATCAATCAGGTTCAGCAGCTTTTGCGAAGGTCCGCTCGGTCGTTTGTCGCCGATTTCCCACTTGCACACCGTCGAGGGACTGGTATTGAGCGCGGCTGCAAGCACTGCCTGGCTTAAATGAAACCGGGCTCGCAATGCGGAAATTTTCGCGGCATCGTATTCCGGCACGGGTTCGAGGCAGAGTGCCTCGTACTTCTGCATCTTTCGCTTGTCGATAAAACCGAGGCGATGCAGATCGTGCCGACAGAAGCGCCCGGAGAAAGCGATGTCGTCATCGACGTCAAGCGAACAAAGCGATGGAGCGTCGTCGCCTCAGTCGACAACTCAGGGTCTCGCGATACGGGGAATTACAGGGGAGCCTCGCAACAGCGGCGATTATTGACATCATCACGCAAAAAATCGCCGCTGTCAGATGGATTTACGTGCATTGAGGCCGACCGGAAATGCCTACGTCACGCCTACACGTAGTCATGCGTTGCGTGTAGGGCTTCCACAGAATTCACGCAAGCATGTGATTTGATTGGCGCGCCCGACTGGAATCGAGTCTGTGGCCCTCGGCTTCGGAGGCCAAAGTGTCAGGTCGCCCTTGATAATCATGCGTATTGATTGGTGGGCTGCTTAGCTGTGCAGGCAACCTCAAATAGTGAGAGGCCTCTGCACTTCACGTGGAAGGCTTACTCGAAACCCTATTTACTCCGTTGCTTTCGGCGCTTGCTCAAGCACAATGCCGGCCTGATCGAGCATCCAATGCTCGATCTTGTCGTGCCACATTCGCAACATGTCCAGTGGGCGGCGCCGATAGTGCTTCTCCGCTAGCGCCGATGGTTTGTGCCCTTGAATCTGGGCGACGACGCCAACGGGGACCTCGCACCACTCGGACAATGTGCCGAACGACCTGCGTAGCCCGTGCAGCGTCACATGAGGCAGACCGGCTGCTTTGATCGCCTGGTTGTGCGCGTAGCGCGGTTCGGCGATTCGCCCCTTTTCGGCGTTGAGGCTGTGAAACACCCAGGGCGAAGGCTCCCATTTGAGTCCACAGGCTTCCAAGTTGCGCAAGCGGCGCCTGCTGGGCGGTATTTCATTGCGATGCTTCAGCTCGAGCAACAGGGCGGCTAGATAGGGGGTGAGGGGAATCTCACGCCCGTCTTCAATCTTATCCGCGATATGGAGGCTACGCCACTGGAAATCGACATCATCCCAACGCAGTGCAGCGAGTTCTTCCCTGCGCGCCCCGGTGATGAGCAAGCCTTGCAGATACGCGGATTGCACTGGATTGTGCAAGGCGCGGACGGCGGAAAACCATGCGGCGAGCTGCTCCCTCTGCAGGCTGTCTCCTTCCTTGGTGCTGGTGCCCGGCAATGCCCCGGTGACCTTGGGAGATGTGAAGCAATCCGACGGAATAATGCCAGCGAACTTGTCCTCACCTTCGCACCATTTTGCGAACGCCTTGAGCATGCGGAAGCCATAGGCGGCACTAGTCGGTCGAACAGGTACCTCGGCCTCTAGCCATGCACCAACCGTTTTGGCGGTGAGGTTGGAAAGCTTTAGTGCCATCAGCGAGTAAAGCGGTCCGCGCTCCGTTTTCTTACCGCCACGTTTAGCTCGACTCCCGCCAGGAGCGGTCAACTTTATATGGTCGTTGATGTAGCCCGCAGATCTCGGCTTCTTGGTCTTCGGCGAAATCTTTGTGCGAAGGTCGTTAAGATAGTCGGCCCAAGCGTCCGCGACGGTCACGCTTTCCCGGATCACCGCTACTCGCCTGGCCTCATGACTGGCGCGTTGCTCTGCTTTCACTTCTCGCGGGTCGTGACCGGCGTCAACGAGCGTCTGCAGCCGGCGTGCTTCTTCCTGGGCCTTGCTGATAGTCCAGCTTCGCGGGTCTCCAATGGTCAGACGGACCGTCTGTCCGTGAATCTTGCCTTGAAAAATGTAGGACTTGGCTCCGCCTGCCGTGGCGCGTAGTCCCAGACCGGGCGAAGCAGAGTCCCACAGGAATGCTTGTGTTCTACCTTCGGGGCATCGATGTGAATCTATTCGCGCGGCAGTGAAGTTGACCTTGGCCATGTTCAATCAGGGGAGGGCTGTGCTCTGGTTACATTGCTCCATGTAACCGTCATGTAACCAGATTGTGTGGTATTTGATCTATCTCGGTCAACGAAAGTATCATCGGAAATCGACGGAAAGTGCTTTATTTCATGGGTTTTCTGAGCTTCGTGTATCTCAATCAACTTCAATGAATGAAGTGTTTTGGTGATTTGTAATCATCAGGTGGCGGGTTCGAGTCCTGCAGCCGGCACCAAATACAAAAGCGGGCCCCAGAAATGGGGCCCGC includes:
- a CDS encoding filamentous haemagglutinin family protein; the encoded protein is MFYISIALNGFWTYNLPGGSTITQGTLDGYDVASTAFISAALANSALQGRLAGLTAYGNAYHLRPGVQITSSGDLLTSGDIDLAGYRYGLGANRDPNSPAYGAGEPMALVVRAGGNLSIKGSISDGFKASAGIPATVAAIDVTNSSFFAQKKTEVGADSYTYWFDQKEDVIVLNDWTIPDNAFYNWWTFNWWGNLVDSKNNYYNPGDTIRAGTIISASNSYGFAFEPSNMPNVAVVVSPAIPGAAPTAPMASMLSAGLLSASIRLVSGGDLAAADQRELQAMRALNGGGNLTLSATSYNASRNGTYFSVLRTGIGNLELLAGGSFSEATPYGVYTAGTQAAPILAADGNPYDLIGVDGTTHAWYPEHGGDLLLMAQQDVSAKVQLFDNVTRYVDSDSTANWLWRQGGGGVTPDPTAWWINFGSIAKTSSWTNDSSLVGFQGIGTLGGGNLTLIAGRNAGVANASSTALDLAVASTGRVAADGTLVQTGGGDLIMKIGGMLNPMPASQASNRASDYFGAVTNLRGNITVNAGAVGAVAQFFGSASWTSYDPRAVDPNVFSHSQKTPGPIFTPGDGTVRITARGDLVFGGAGDATMATPVDRRGGVYTVTDASGKAYGTARGALSSFTLWTPATAINLYAAGGDVAPLTGNTADGNYSTNFYPGTLIATAANGDVRFSEPGSAASFGVLELVPSPLGQFELLAAGSIYGTSQVVAMSGSNMSALATPVHPVFQSIAGANASPTAPYLLFDNDPIAFGEDTPSGFLHAQDRKPAMVYAGVDIQDLTIGRVSSQNQSVALGFHPTHAMWYAAAKPFEVIAGRDIVGTGTTPSVFLNTNANDITLIQAGRDIFYQSIDIVGPGLLQVQAGRNLYQGYYGSLTSVGDVANPSNRSGGAGITVLAGVGANGPDYTAFAKLYFDTANQLSTGIPLAGSGKVARTYDEELFAWLQQRFGYSGTSADALAYFLALPSEQQGVFVRQVYFKELLAGGREYNDPTSSRYGSYLRGREAVATLFPSTDAQGNAMSYQGDITMFSGITGSKTVNGQTVPVVTDAGIHTNFGGDIQMLNPGGKTIVGVEGVPAGAGAGLITQGTGNIDLYSKGSILLGLSRIMTTFGGSIQGWSAEGDINAGRGSKTTVVYTPPKRVYDEMSNVTISPTVPSSGAGIATLSPIPEVPAGDVDLVAPLGTIDAGEAGIRVSGNVNFAALAVVNAANVQVQGKSTGLPVMASVNVGALTNASAVASTAATAAQDAMSRERASARQAMSSIFSIRMLGTGGEAAPDNRQADPQAEKPTSYRSSSAVQVLGGAHLGDFARSQLTEAERRSLGL
- a CDS encoding IS3 family transposase (programmed frameshift), with product MEILTEPERRRRRTAQEKIAIVQETLAPGASVSAVARRHGVNPNQVFGWRKQYQEGSLAAVKAGETVVAASELAAAIKEIKELQRLLGKKTMEVEILKEAVEWGRFKKPDCALALAAGGRPLKTVCEVLGVARSVVAVKQARSSDWQDGRRAKPTDDTELVEEIHGHVAHLPTYGYRRIWALLRRSREMVGAPCINHKRVYRVMREHHLLLRRPGVRRDKRRHDGRVAVDRSNTRWCSDGFEFRCDDGTPLRVTFALDCCDREAISWAATTGGHSGDVVRDVMLAAVEQRFGTTQTAQAIEWLTDNGSAYIDHRTRSFARELGLEPLTTPVRSPQSNGMAESFVKTMKHNYVAYMDKPDAPTALSRLAIAFEHYNERHPHKALKYRSPREFRRAAASST
- a CDS encoding helix-turn-helix domain-containing protein; the protein is MQKYEALCLEPVPEYDAAKISALRARFHLSQAVLAAALNTSPSTVCKWEIGDKRPSGPSQKLLNLIDRKGLEAVL
- a CDS encoding ThiF family adenylyltransferase produces the protein MISHEVIPVAADEMVSASPVRVTWSTRGFMRTLGIAKERGLVAGLVHTHPNAAAFFSDQDDRNEAELARTTFNRGVSGLASMVFGRDDAIAGRLWTAPGKTVMASSISLVGSQIKIARTVASADEDQFLARQAALFGQGFNPVVRGLRVGVVGGGGTGSAVAMLLARLGVGFLGLMDKDIIDVTNLNRVHGSRTTDVAAGLAKVDILAREIRAAGLGTQVVTKEEWVGHPDLRDLLRSCDVLFGCTDDHQGRLTLNRLAHYYGIPLIDIGLRMRPARSGADYDMTGRVSTIRPGNPCLMCLGVADPRRAANEGLRRSDPAEFERRKAEAYVDGSGDPAPAVVTFTTAIACAAVDELIQGLTSFRGSGGMTHNRIRRFDRVEDRAMTCRPVASCPVCASQASWGRGDVNPFLGVIG
- a CDS encoding tyrosine-type recombinase/integrase — encoded protein: MAKVNFTAARIDSHRCPEGRTQAFLWDSASPGLGLRATAGGAKSYIFQGKIHGQTVRLTIGDPRSWTISKAQEEARRLQTLVDAGHDPREVKAEQRASHEARRVAVIRESVTVADAWADYLNDLRTKISPKTKKPRSAGYINDHIKLTAPGGSRAKRGGKKTERGPLYSLMALKLSNLTAKTVGAWLEAEVPVRPTSAAYGFRMLKAFAKWCEGEDKFAGIIPSDCFTSPKVTGALPGTSTKEGDSLQREQLAAWFSAVRALHNPVQSAYLQGLLITGARREELAALRWDDVDFQWRSLHIADKIEDGREIPLTPYLAALLLELKHRNEIPPSRRRLRNLEACGLKWEPSPWVFHSLNAEKGRIAEPRYAHNQAIKAAGLPHVTLHGLRRSFGTLSEWCEVPVGVVAQIQGHKPSALAEKHYRRRPLDMLRMWHDKIEHWMLDQAGIVLEQAPKATE